The nucleotide window TTTGGTGACGGCAATCACGCCGGCGGGAATGCCGAGCAGGTTCATAATGTCGAGATGCTCGCGCGTCTGCGGCATCACGCCGTCATCGGCCGCCACGACCAACAACGCCAGATCGATCGTGCTGGTACCGGCGACCATGTTTTTGATGAACCGCTCGTGTCCGGGTACATCGATGATGGCAATCTCATCGGTCAGGAAGGCAAATCCCAGATCGATGGTCATGCCGCGCTGCTTTTCTTCCTTCAGCCGATCGGGGTCCGTGCCCGTCAAACACTTTACAAGACTCGATTTGCCGTGATCGATGTGACCGGCCGTGCCGATGACCTTGGCCGCCAATAAAACCTCCTTTCGCAATCAAAAGCAGATGACAGTTCGTCAGCCGATTTGCCGCTCGAACGAAATCTCCCCTTGTTGGGTCAGCCGTTCTTTTGCAGGTTGTTGGACTGGAAACGTTGGATCAAGGGGCGCAAAGCAAACAGCCGCATACGCTTCTTCAGATAAAGCGGATAATCCAGATACCGCAAAACCGTCAGGTAGCTTTCGATATAAGGCTCGATGTTGTCAAAGGAAGGCGGGGTAATTTCCAACGTGATGCTGCCGCGAAAATTTGCCGCCGCCACGGTCTGCAAAAACTCGTCGATCGGCAGCTCACCGCCGCACTGGAAAGAAAAATGACTGTCATCGCCCCGACGACAGTCCGAGAGATGGATGCAGCCGATGAGGGGCCGGTAGCGGGCAAAGCATTCGATGGGGTCGTCGCCGCGGATGAAAAAGTGCGGCGCATCGAAGCAGATGCCGGCGAATTGATCGCCCAATTCGGCTCTCGCCTGCGAAAGAAAGTCATCCCACTCTACTCGGCTCATCGATGGTATGTTTTCTACATAGACCGGCAGCCGGAGCCTGCGGAGGTTGCGAAACAACGTTGCCGCAGAGTAATCGGAAACATGGTCCGGCAGGGGTTCCGGCGGATGAACGACGAGGTGGCGAATATGAAACGCAGCTGCCTTGCTGTTTACCCAGTCGATGGTTTCCGAAATCTCTGCGGAGTGGCGATCGTTGGAAAAGTCCCAGCCGTCGACAGAACTGAGGGGCAAATGAAAAGCGGAAACGAACCTCTTCAGGTAAGGGTCGATTCGGCCGTCTTCATTAAACAGGCTACGGTTGATTTCCACGAACTCCATGCCGAGAATTCGCAGACCGCGCAAAAATTCGGTTGCGCCGATACCGTTGTACGGCTCTACCGCAACGCCGACCAAAGGAGATGTACGTAGGCTAGTCATGGTTTCTCTGTAACGGTCAAGAGCCGCCAAGGTTCCCATTACCGGGCAATTGACAACAGATACCCCCAGTTCAAAATAATGAGCAAAAGAACGATCCGCAGCAGCAATCTTTTCTCCCGCTTGGTAAGGCTAAGATCGGGAGTCTTTAGATTAAAAGCGGCAAACAGACCGAGAAGGACGACGGCTGCAAAATACAAATAGACAGCAAAAGCCGCCGGATTGAGGAGCGCAGCCTGCAGAAACCGGCCGTGGACCGACAAAACAGCAACCCGCGCCGAACCGCAAAAAGGGCAGGGCAGCCCCGTCAGGTGGTGAAAAGGACAGGGAGGAAACCGATCGGTAAGGTTAGGAAAAAGTCGGGCTGCAGCAATAAAGATTGCCAAGACCAGGCCGAGAAGCAATCGATTGTAAATCTTGGCAGATTCAAGTCGAATCAATTGGATTTTCATTTTACTTTTTCCCTCAATTGACAATACGAACATTCATGGGCATTATGCAAGCTTTTTTGCATAGTTTACAGGATTCGGATTAGGCAGGAGGAAATATAGGGAAGCTCTATCCCTCCTGATTCAACCTTGATTCCCTGCGTTT belongs to candidate division KSB1 bacterium and includes:
- a CDS encoding TIM barrel protein gives rise to the protein MTSLRTSPLVGVAVEPYNGIGATEFLRGLRILGMEFVEINRSLFNEDGRIDPYLKRFVSAFHLPLSSVDGWDFSNDRHSAEISETIDWVNSKAAAFHIRHLVVHPPEPLPDHVSDYSAATLFRNLRRLRLPVYVENIPSMSRVEWDDFLSQARAELGDQFAGICFDAPHFFIRGDDPIECFARYRPLIGCIHLSDCRRGDDSHFSFQCGGELPIDEFLQTVAAANFRGSITLEITPPSFDNIEPYIESYLTVLRYLDYPLYLKKRMRLFALRPLIQRFQSNNLQKNG
- a CDS encoding DUF2752 domain-containing protein: MKIQLIRLESAKIYNRLLLGLVLAIFIAAARLFPNLTDRFPPCPFHHLTGLPCPFCGSARVAVLSVHGRFLQAALLNPAAFAVYLYFAAVVLLGLFAAFNLKTPDLSLTKREKRLLLRIVLLLIILNWGYLLSIAR